The following nucleotide sequence is from Trifolium pratense cultivar HEN17-A07 linkage group LG2, ARS_RC_1.1, whole genome shotgun sequence.
taaaagttTCAATTCTTGTTTGTATAGAGATCTTAATTAAAGGTTGATAGCATAAGTGTTTATGTTAAACTATTTCtataaaggaataaaataaaccGAATCTATTCCACAAGGCTCGAACCGGAAACCTTGTTTAAGGAATTCAAAGTCTAGTTTCATTCGGACCTACGTAATGTTAGTaaactcaaattattttcatataggCTATAAGTTTGtaaaaataaactcaaataagagattttcttttgtcacCCTACCTAATTTCTCACACGCCCTacgaatttaccaaaatacccatgtccgctacttaggtaGTGGGCAGCCCCAAAAACACCATacctttataacgtccgctacttaagtagcaacaAGTGTAAAATGACTACttaagtataaaatgaaaaaggcaTAGGACGCACAAAAAACTGataagatgacaaaaaaaaaatcacttcgaataaacttatacaaataaaatgtCCTTATGAATATGAATCTTAAATCTTAATTCAcattcaaaaataaaagttcAAACTTAAAACCATGTAACTTGTGCTTTGTGAAAACAAATGAGTAATCCCTCCTAGGACAATTTTACTTTTGTgtcttaaaattaattttgttttttgtgtcttaaaattaattttattaaaagtctcatattaaatgaaaaatatagccCGATAATATGCATGTTAGTGGGAACAATTTTCGTCTTACAAGACGATTTTTTAAAACTGAATTAAACACAACCcaatatttcaaataatttttgtggCCATGTGGATAATGTATTGATGTCGGCATgttgctttttttttcattatgtGTATAATATCTACGTGCGACAATTAATGTTAATATATGTTTATCTCCATAAGATTAGCTCAGTTGTTAtgaacatcacattatatatttatatatatatatatatatatatatatatatatatatatatatatatatatatatgcaaaaacCAAAATTTGGATTTCGAATACTacatttatttactttaaaagtGAAAGTTTTAATCGTTAGACTATCAGGAAGAAAAAGTGAATAAAGTGAATAAATGTTTGTGATGAATATTTCAGATGGCAGAAGTATCGCATTGGTGCATGAGTGAAAATCCAGTGGACAGGCCAGAAATGAAAGAAACAGTTATAGTATTGTCAAAGATTGTAATGTCTTCAATAGAATGGGAAGCTTCACTTGGTGGGGACAGCCAAGTTTTCAGCGGTGTATTTGATGGAAGATgatcatcaacattcaaagacTATATgttaataacaaaaatatatatatgtatatgcatcCTTGTCTTTGCCgctttaatattaaaaaaatactaatatggATACAGATTTTGGTAGAAAATTGTAGATATTATTGATGATAATGACTTCTTTTGTACTCAAATTTTGTTAATGCTAACTACATACATTATATGTTGAAAAAATGGGaatatattactaatttttgTGCCACTAAGTATTTGGGTAGACTTTAATTAAACACTGATCTTGTTTGTTGCTTTGCTTACATTTGGCAGAATATGAAGGCATTTTCACTATAAGCCAAAATAAGTCACGGTGTGGCATAACTTAGTTATGGAATggtttgaaaattaattattttttttctaatagaagttttaattaaaatgttaaaatataagAGCTGAGTTCAAATTCAGCCTTAACAATACAATAGTGATGGTTTTGTCGTGTGATCTTATTCAACTCGAGATAAATGGTCTATGTAACTGTAAGTAGAAAATATCTACTactatttcacaaaaaaaataagactacatattaaaaaaaaaaaactgtgtgATCATGTTTTACTTCCATGAGTAGAACACTGTGATGCTCTACTAGATGCTTAAGCATCCGATCTATTTTTTGTGTTGTTATAGTTGTAAGCAGTTTGTTGTTAGTTGGTTAGTTACTTGTCTAACAAGTTAACTACTTTGtgttttcattgtttataaGTAGTGTTAGATAATGATTGTAATTCACAACTTGTATaattttctcattcttcttaATCAATAAAGAATAACTCTTTTCTCTCTTCCCCTTCATCTCTCTCGAATCACTTTCTTTCacaaagtgtgtgtgtgtgtgtctacTAGCACATAGGCCTGGTTTATGCCTAGTGCTCCAACATTTGTTCCAACAGCCTTTACCTAAATAATGAGATTGTTTGCACTCTAAAAATCTTTGGTTGACTcttggtttttcttttcaagAATTCTTTATGGAAATTGATCCTATTAGTTggacaaattataatttaagCAACACAAGGCATAACATGTTTGCTGCAAGTCTTTGGTGGTCTTGGCGGAATAGAAATTCATCTTGTCTAATACCTTCAACATTTGTTTTCCCACTCTTAATTCCAGCACTCAGAATGACAGGTGGGTCCAACGAAATCCTTATAATCAGgattgtattattattaatgttgaTGGAGGTTGTTTGGGTTATCCTATTAGCAGGAAATTGTATTAGAGGTTACTCTAGCTATAATTCTCCACTCTTCAGAAATTCTTTATGCTGAACTAACTGCTCTCTATTCCATGGACTCGATCTAGCAAAATCTATGAACTTTACTAACGTGATTTGCTATTCATATTCACTTATTTGTGTTAAGATCCTTCACGAGTCAACTCCTAAGTTCCATGGTATTCAATGTTGATTCAAGACATAAAGGATTTAATCCACCAAGATTGGTTGTTTCCATCTTTCTCATACCCTCTAGGAAGGCAACAATATGCTGATTATTTGGCTAAACTAGGCGCTTCTTCCAATGATGAACTTCTTACCCACATTAACTCATCTTCGAGTATCAAAGTTCTTATCTTTGGAGACTCTTCTGGAACTAACCTAGTTATGtaggatttaattttttttcttttttttctttgtctttgctttaaaaaaaataaaaaataaatatagaccTCTCACTCTAATATGTCTTTGTTGTTTAGTCTAATAGTcatgtttgatatttttgttgatttagtATTTCAAAATTTCTAGATTTAGGTATTAGTTTTTTATagccatttttaattaaaactaaCACTTTCTATGTTCTTTTTTAAGTGTCGAATTAAATCATTGCATACATGGCAATGcacaactttaattaataatatttttaattatctattataaaaaattatgaattatattttaaaaatactccacaaacaaattaaacatcttatatattaatatctatttttatatatattaataaacaaattaCGATCAAAGAGGATTAAGTTGCAAAtccttttgtaaaaataaaaagaaataaagtttttgagagaaaaaagaaagaaagttgaaattcataataataatattttacagattcattataatatttttttaaaaatccgAAAATGCTCCAATAACTTGTTTTCTCGCAGTGTCACCGTCGTCGTTGAAGTCCCAATTCTCcgtcgtcttcttcttctttcataaCCACCGTGACGCTGATTCAAATCCGATCCAATCTATCGATTGAACGCCGCAGCATCAATGTCAGGGGCAGCTTCTGCTCTGTTCCTCCTCGACATCAAAGGCCGCATCCTCGTCTGGCGTGACTACCGCGGCGACGTCTCCGCCATCGAAGCCGAACGTTTCTTCACCAAACTCATCGATAAACAGGTTCCACTTCACTTCCATTCCTCATTTATCAGATCCAAATTCACGATGTATATGAATGATTCGAGCTtcgattttcgatttttttttgttaggctgatgaacagtctcaagatcCCGTTGTTTACGATAACGGTGTTACCTATATGTTCATACAACATAGCAATATCTATCTCGTCGTTGCGGCGAGACAAAACTGTAATGCCGCAAGTCTTCTCTTCTTCCTGCATCGATTAGTTGATGTAAGCGTTTTTCTGATTCGATGTTCGAACGATCTTTCATTTGAATTAAGAATTGAATTAGTGTAATATAATTTGTGTCGTTGTTGCAGGTGTTTAAACATTATTTTGAAGAATTAGAAGAGGAATCACTTAGGGATAACTTTGTTGTTGTGGTAAAAATTTGAAAGTGTTATGAACTTGAAGTATTTTGTGTGAATTATGAATGCGTTTGTTGAATTGTGtggttttgatttgatttttggatttggatttgttGTGTTGTTTGTAGTATGAGCTACTTGATGAAATTATGGACTTTGGTTACCCTCAGTATACCGAGGCAAAAATTCTTAGTGAGTTTATTAAGACTGATGCTTATAGAATGGAAGCTACTCAGAGACCTCCTATGGCTGTTACTAATGCCGTGTCTTGGCGAAGCGAAGGGATAAGTTACAAGAAAAATGAGGTGGTTATTAGAGAAGTGAAGAATTGTAtgatttttaattgtaatttgATGGTTTGAGCTGCTGagttgtagttttttatttttgtatttaggTTTTCTTGGATGTGGTGGAGAGTGTTAATATACTCGTCAATAGCAATGGACAGTTAATTAGATCCGATGTTGTTGGTGCGCTAAAGATGAGAACATTTTTAAGGTTTGCTTCTTGCTTTGCTTGTGTTCTAAGTCATTTCTAGGTAATGTTTTGAGATCTTCTAGATTTTGGTATTGATTGCAATGCTAAATTCTAATGTTGTTGGTAGTTTTCTGGTTTCTGTTGGTGACTTTtcgttgtttctattgttgtcTTCTGGAGGGCTTGTATGTTTATGAGGTTGTTGATGACGACTGACTGAAATGTTATACATTAGGAATTAGGGAACCAAGCCTAAACTGATTTGTTGTATTGAATAGTTTTTATACTAATTTGAAGAGTGTAATGAATTAGCAATTTGCATAGGAGTTTGTTATTTGCTGTTTGTACAGACTCCTCATGCTTATGGATGCTTTATTCATCTGGTACATTTGAGGTTTTCTTTAGGATCTCATGATGAACAATCAACATATATGTGTTTTCTACCCATTAGATATTTGGCAGAAAGGCCTAACCACTGGATACATGTTACTCTCCCTACATTCACAGTAGAGAGCATTAATTGTGAAGTATCTATTACTCAACTTCCATGCTGGAATGTTTATCTGAAAACTAACATGTTTCGTTCTTGGCTTATTCTAATGCAGTGGTATGCCCGAGTGTAAACTTGGTTTAAATGATAGAGTGTTATTAGAGGCACAGGGTAGAACAACCAAGGGAAAGGCAATAGACTTGGAGGACATCAAATTTCATCAGTATGTATGATTGACTTTCTTGTCTTTACAAATTGATCACTTTGAGTGATAAATTAGATATGCATTTTTCAAGCATGTTTCCTCTTCATGAAGCTAATAAATGATGTCTGGCATTTTATGAAGGTGTGTCCGATTGGCTCGATTTGAAAATGACCGAACAATCTCTTTCATACCTCCTGATGGGTCATTTGATCTGATGACATACAGGCTCAGTACACAGGTTCATCTTCTGTTGATATGAAATAAGTTTCTGTTTTGAGAGGTGGTATACACACACAACATACTCACACAGAGAGAGAAAGTGAGCATTTTGAAGTCTCTGTTGATTGTACCATATCTTTTCAGGTTAAGCCTTTAGTTTGGGTGGAAGCAAATGTTGAAAAGCACTCAAAGAGCCGGATTGAAATTATGGTAAAAGCCAGGAGTCAGTTTAAGGAACGTAGGTACTGAAACTTCTTGTCTCATATCtgctttttttcttctctatttttttcttgacAGAAGATCAGGGAATCTTTTCCCTTTTATTCATGCAGTGAGGTTTTTGCCCCAGAATTTAGACTGCCCTAAATATCCTTGTTTCACCAACTAATAGGATTTATTTTATAGCACTGCCACAAATGTTGAGATTGAGTTGCCCGTGCCTGTTGATGCAACCAATCCTAATGTTCGAACGTCAATGGGGTCTGCATCATATGCACCTGAAAAAGATGCATTGATTTGGAAAATTAGATCCTTCCCTGGAGGCAAGGTATCTTGGAAGTGAAATTTAgtcctttaatttaataacatCCATCTTgataactaaattttatttgagtttaatttgtTGGATTCGTTTCTCCTCTCTTTGATACTTTCAGGAGTATATGTTAAGAGCAGAGTTTCGCCTTCCCAGTATAACAGACGAGGAAGCAGCTCCTGAGAGAAAAGCTCCTATACGCGTGAAATTTGAGATACCGTATTTTACTGTTTCTGGAATACAGGTATGCTACATAAACATGGTTTTCATATATTCCAAGTAGTATTTGGCAAATTTGTTCAGTATTAACTATTGAGTATAATGTTTACTTCCTACAATGTTCTTGTCTGATCTAAATTTAGGCgaatatttccttttttgtaATATATCATTCCCTCCATGCCGTCTCTCTCACCATTTTCCCACCGGTGTATACTGTTAGAACTTTTGTCTCTGCCAACATTTTGATTATTTCAATGGATTGAGGGAAGTATGTTGGACACTAGACATCTAACTATGCTAACATTTTGATTATTTCAATGGTGAGAGAGACGTTGTAATATATCATTCCCTCCTTCTTGCAATATATACCAAAACCTTCACCAAGAGTTTATTTGAATCTAAAATTTTAGAGACCTTGCAGTTAATGTCATCTCTAATATCAATTAGAGTAGTCTTATCTGCACAATGATGATTACCTTTACTGTAAATATGAGAGACAATAAGAGACATCTTAGTCAACTCTATACAATTTAACCACCATCTATTTCTAATCTACAACGGGACAATAGAAGAAAGATTTGAAAGCTAAGTTAAACTGAGAGTCGGATTCGTGTCAAACGTGATTCCAACTTTTTCTAAAAGCAATTTCAATAGCTACCATAACACCTATAGGCTCAGCGTGAAGTGCAGTTGAGTTACCAATGTTAACAGCAAAGTAACCCATCGTAGCTGTACTAGGATCTCTAAAAATACTAACTTAAGCTGCTGGACCAGGACAACCTTTAGATGTACTGTCCGCATTACATTCTGCCCAAGGAGGGATAGGAAGAAAAGATATCAAGTAAAACTCCCTAGTTTTAGGAACTTTGGGAGGACGAACATTTATTGAAAAAGTTGAGGATGACAAACTCTTGGATAGGTGATGAAGACGAAGCATGAGTGTAATTACCAGTTAAAAGACACACTAGAAAGAATCATATTCAGTATTGCGAAGAAATTATTTTGCTATCAAACCTGTTAAGATTTCGACAATACCTCACAACATTTATTATGGTTGCCAATATTACATCTCTACATTGAGGAGACCAACCATTGCTGCAAATATCCAGGTAGTAGTTATTGAACTGGTATTTACTCGAAAAGAATCACAAAACTAAGCCAATTCCAGAACCTTCGTGTAAAAGAGCACTCATAGAATATATGAGAGCGAGAGTCAGAAGCCAATCATTGAGAGAGAATAGCACAACCTCGGCAACAAGATTCTCAAGTAGTTTTTAGCAGataattgaatcaattgaaagTGGAACAAAAAAACTTGCATCAGAAAAGTGTCAGAAATTAATACGCATGAATGAATAAAACATCAGCAACCATATGGTATATTGATGAAATTAAACTTAACCTCATATTTTGATTGTATTGTTCATTTAGTATAAGCTTTGAATGATTTGATGGAGATGGTAATGACCGTGTAATGTTTTGGTCTTTTAGGTAAGATATTTGAAGATTATTGAGAAGAGTGGGTATCAAGCTCTTCCATGGGTGAGATACATAACAATGGCAGGAGAGTATGAACTAAGGCTTATTTAAGATTTGTATCTGTTTTTGGTAACTTCAAACAGGTGGATGGGGGTGGAATTCTTTAGAAAAGTTAGAATTTATTTGGCCAAATATCTTTCTCTTCATGATAATCATTTTGGCAACAGATTGTAAGTTGCTCACTGTCTATAAAGTTCACACCAAATATCAGGAATTCGTAAGCGAGCCTGTACCTCGTGTGCAAGTCCTTTCGCTCTTGTTggtaaaatgtttatttttaatcCCCTTTTTGTTGTTTATTCACTGTCTGATTTTATCTTTTTCCATTGTCTTTTATATTGTAATTTGATTTACATTTGTAAGGGAATCTTTTACATTTGTACAATATCAATTATCAAGTGTCTTGAATTACAGTGAGAGAATATGATGTTACCTTCAAATGTCAGTGTAGTTAATTTCATTAAATACATCAAAGACATTCATGCTGCAACTACTATGTTTCAGATAACAAAGTCTTGAACAAAATAATGCAGTAAAAAATTTGTAAACATTATTTATTTGGATTAGGAATAAAATGTCATTTCTGTCAAAATTAACCCTATGATACGTCTTGATCTTAATCATTGTGTATGATTATAATAAGTAGTATATATGTATCTAGTTGTGTGTATTGAATTTGGTGATAAGGCGCAGTGCTCAAACAGTGCTACTGAACATTGTTTTAAGGTAGCTTTTATGAAACTCAGAAATGAGCTGGGTGCAAATTGTTTGGGACCAGTTTGAGTCTTTAGTCTTCGAATAATTTGGATatttaaaatggaaaataataaacattttaaatacaaataattcataactttaattttatttcgtTACCAATAAACAGTGCCAAAACACTTAAGGTTTTTCAAGGCACTGTAGAAACTCTCCTGTTTTACATCATCTCTGATCTTATTCTTTTTTAGCATTTGATAGCCTCTTCACCATTTCATTGAACTCATCATCTATGCCAAGCATGCTAATCCTAACATACTTTGAATCAACACCAAATCGCTCACCTTCCCTTCCACAAATATTCAATTTCCTTAGACAATGATGACTATTTTCTATGCCTTCCTCGCATTTCAACCAAGCAAAACCTGCAGgaatcaaaccaaaaaaaaacctGTATATGAAAACCACAACCTAAGTTACAAAAAGGTAATTAAAGAGATGAAAGGGTCCAAAAAAAGCTTCAAGAAGTGGGAAAAAATATTACTAGGGTATGTTTCAGATATCTCATTGGTGAAATTACAGTGGGCCCTTGGATACTTGGTTACGTTAAAGACCATGCTTTGCTCAATAGCACCTCTAAATTTCTCCCACCTTTCCCTCATGAGGCGTTTGCTATATTCAAAGAAGAGTTCAGATTCATTGGACTTGAAATTTTGGTAACCATCACAAATCACTGCAATGATCTTAGCAGCTCGTGTTTGGGATTCTTTTGACACCCCCATTGTGCTGGATTGCACAAATGTGGCCATCTTTTTAGCAACTGCAATATCCTTT
It contains:
- the LOC123906860 gene encoding AP-1 complex subunit mu-2 isoform X2, whose translation is MSGAASALFLLDIKGRILVWRDYRGDVSAIEAERFFTKLIDKQADEQSQDPVVYDNGVTYMFIQHSNIYLVVAARQNCNAASLLFFLHRLVDVFKHYFEELEEESLRDNFVVVYELLDEIMDFGYPQYTEAKILSEFIKTDAYRMEATQRPPMAVTNAVSWRSEGISYKKNEVFLDVVESVNILVNSNGQLIRSDVVGALKMRTFLSGMPECKLGLNDRVLLEAQGRTTKGKAIDLEDIKFHQCVRLARFENDRTISFIPPDGSFDLMTYRLSTQVKPLVWVEANVEKHSKSRIEIMVKARSQFKERRIYFIALPQMLRLSCPCLLMQPILMFERQWGLHHMHLKKMH
- the LOC123906860 gene encoding AP-1 complex subunit mu-2 isoform X1, whose amino-acid sequence is MSGAASALFLLDIKGRILVWRDYRGDVSAIEAERFFTKLIDKQADEQSQDPVVYDNGVTYMFIQHSNIYLVVAARQNCNAASLLFFLHRLVDVFKHYFEELEEESLRDNFVVVYELLDEIMDFGYPQYTEAKILSEFIKTDAYRMEATQRPPMAVTNAVSWRSEGISYKKNEVFLDVVESVNILVNSNGQLIRSDVVGALKMRTFLSGMPECKLGLNDRVLLEAQGRTTKGKAIDLEDIKFHQCVRLARFENDRTISFIPPDGSFDLMTYRLSTQVKPLVWVEANVEKHSKSRIEIMVKARSQFKERSTATNVEIELPVPVDATNPNVRTSMGSASYAPEKDALIWKIRSFPGGKEYMLRAEFRLPSITDEEAAPERKAPIRVKFEIPYFTVSGIQVRYLKIIEKSGYQALPWVRYITMAGEYELRLI